One Streptomyces sp. NBC_00554 DNA segment encodes these proteins:
- a CDS encoding MSMEG_0572/Sll0783 family nitrogen starvation response protein yields MSETVELTEIEQKSLTEIPHPSLPEGTSIYGDTKVFPDYKAEDGETYFTLVHGIAHESSVSFVAVLQATRALRKGFETAIYFYGPGSLNCLATRGFPTVGNSAFPGEHNINNQLKTFIAEGGKVYCCRFGLSLHGAREEDLIEGVIPTHPLDVQDALIHYARKGAIINSTYQL; encoded by the coding sequence ATGTCCGAAACCGTCGAACTCACCGAGATCGAGCAGAAGTCCCTCACCGAGATCCCGCACCCGTCCCTCCCCGAGGGCACCAGCATCTACGGCGACACCAAGGTCTTCCCCGACTACAAGGCCGAGGACGGCGAGACGTACTTCACCCTCGTCCACGGCATCGCCCACGAGTCCTCGGTTTCTTTCGTCGCCGTACTGCAGGCGACCCGCGCCCTGCGCAAGGGCTTCGAGACCGCCATCTACTTCTACGGGCCGGGCTCGCTCAACTGCCTTGCCACGCGCGGCTTTCCGACCGTCGGCAACTCGGCCTTCCCCGGCGAGCACAACATCAACAACCAGCTCAAGACGTTCATCGCCGAGGGCGGCAAGGTCTACTGCTGCCGCTTCGGACTGTCCCTGCACGGCGCCCGCGAGGAGGACCTGATCGAGGGCGTCATCCCGACCCACCCGCTCGACGTCCAGGACGCGCTGATCCACTACGCGCGCAAGGGCGCCATCATCAACTCGACCTACCAGCTCTGA
- a CDS encoding MSMEG_0567/sll0787 family protein, with amino-acid sequence MPVPTATERAEDILALLGDRSTLARQPDFHIEEAAGKGELNAHRRLRRDIFVHEQGLFAVHDLDDRDDDPRTLVLVAKDRSGAVLGGVRLGPVDDGPDIGWWAGGRLVVAPGARGPQGIGAALVRAACARAEAEGVLRFDATVQIRNRLLFRRLGWQSVREVMVADSPHVLMRWPIRRIAAQAAATKAPLGQLLGSLPPPPRGYVGDDGAPVPGTDVIAACDAIVPSMVERDPDWAGWCSVLVNVNDLAAMGASPVGLLDAVGAKDAAHAARILAGLGRAARAYGVPVLGGHTQLGVPAALSVTALGRTDHPVPGGGGRPGHAVRLTADLGGGWRRGYRGRQWDSSSHRRTDELRTMTGAVAAVRPAAAKDVSMAGIAGTLGMLAEASGCGAVLDMAAVPRPGAATMGDWLTCFPGFAMLTADAPDAPPLPAGPATGAVCGELTAGHGVGLRWPDGEITEAVTGPVTGMGTA; translated from the coding sequence ATGCCAGTGCCGACGGCGACGGAACGCGCGGAGGACATACTCGCGCTGCTCGGCGACCGCAGCACACTCGCCCGGCAGCCCGACTTCCACATCGAAGAGGCAGCGGGCAAAGGTGAGTTGAATGCCCACCGGCGGTTGCGCCGGGACATCTTCGTCCACGAGCAAGGGCTCTTCGCGGTTCATGACCTCGATGACCGCGACGACGACCCTCGCACCCTGGTCCTGGTCGCCAAGGACCGTTCTGGCGCGGTCCTCGGAGGCGTGCGGCTCGGCCCTGTGGACGACGGCCCGGACATCGGCTGGTGGGCGGGCGGCCGTCTGGTCGTCGCGCCCGGCGCCCGGGGCCCGCAAGGGATCGGCGCCGCACTGGTGCGGGCCGCGTGCGCGCGGGCGGAGGCCGAGGGCGTCCTGCGCTTCGACGCCACCGTCCAGATCCGAAACCGGCTGCTGTTCAGGCGACTTGGCTGGCAGTCCGTCCGGGAGGTGATGGTCGCGGACAGTCCCCATGTCCTGATGCGATGGCCGATCCGGCGGATCGCCGCGCAGGCCGCCGCCACCAAAGCCCCGCTCGGACAGCTGCTCGGCTCGCTGCCACCGCCGCCGCGCGGCTACGTCGGTGACGACGGCGCACCCGTCCCCGGTACGGACGTGATCGCCGCCTGCGACGCGATCGTGCCGTCCATGGTCGAGCGGGACCCCGACTGGGCGGGCTGGTGCTCGGTCCTCGTCAACGTCAACGACCTTGCGGCGATGGGAGCTTCACCCGTCGGGCTGCTCGACGCGGTGGGCGCGAAGGACGCCGCGCATGCCGCGCGGATCCTTGCCGGACTCGGCCGCGCCGCCCGGGCTTACGGTGTCCCGGTCCTCGGCGGCCACACCCAACTCGGCGTGCCGGCCGCCTTGTCGGTGACCGCGCTCGGCCGCACGGACCACCCGGTGCCGGGCGGCGGCGGACGACCGGGGCACGCGGTGCGGCTCACCGCCGACCTCGGGGGCGGCTGGCGCCGGGGTTACCGGGGGCGCCAATGGGACTCGTCGAGCCACCGTCGTACCGACGAACTCCGCACGATGACCGGGGCGGTGGCCGCGGTTCGGCCCGCCGCCGCCAAGGACGTGTCGATGGCCGGGATCGCCGGGACTCTCGGCATGCTCGCCGAGGCGAGCGGATGCGGCGCCGTGCTCGACATGGCCGCCGTACCGCGGCCCGGAGCGGCGACCATGGGCGACTGGCTCACCTGCTTCCCGGGCTTCGCGATGCTCACCGCCGACGCGCCGGATGCGCCGCCCCTCCCGGCCGGCCCGGCCACGGGCGCCGTCTGCGGAGAGCTGACCGCGGGGCACGGAGTCGGGCTGCGCTGGCCCGACGGAGAGATCACCGAAGCCGTCACCGGACCGGTGACCGGAATGGGGACCGCATGA
- a CDS encoding MSMEG_0568 family radical SAM protein → MSVGTGTQTRGTGPVDVRITTRAELALHGVRLEAPVRRPDGAGPSDDGHVLVDGANAALPRNPDSPYSVRDGRVWLGDDDTGLTLTAVQRPRFYDLTTADGIPYEHIARLHGSDVLATTVVQTCIRYAESDRCRFCTIEESLRSGATVAAKTPAQLAEVAEAAVRLDGVRQMVMTTGTTTGPDRGARNLVRSVRAVLEAVPGLAVQVQCEPPADLLWIRKLHEAGATAIGIHIESLDDAVRRRWMPGKSTVPRAEYEAAWDEAVRVFGPNRVSTYLLVGLGEDPDELVAGAGKLIDRGVYPFVVPFRPMGGTLAARDGAEAPDAELLRHVTEGVAAKLRAAGMTGADQRAGCAACGACSVLRTAGG, encoded by the coding sequence GTGAGCGTTGGCACCGGTACACAGACGAGGGGGACGGGTCCGGTCGACGTCCGGATCACGACCCGCGCCGAACTCGCCCTCCACGGAGTCCGGTTGGAGGCTCCCGTACGGCGGCCCGACGGCGCGGGACCGAGTGACGACGGGCATGTCCTTGTCGACGGTGCCAACGCGGCGCTGCCCCGCAACCCCGACAGCCCGTACTCGGTCCGGGACGGCCGCGTATGGCTCGGCGACGACGACACCGGCCTGACCCTGACCGCCGTACAGCGCCCCAGGTTCTACGACCTGACCACCGCCGACGGCATCCCGTACGAGCACATCGCCCGCCTCCACGGCTCCGACGTCCTCGCTACGACCGTCGTGCAGACCTGTATCCGCTACGCCGAGTCCGACCGCTGCCGCTTCTGCACCATCGAGGAGTCCCTGCGTTCCGGTGCGACGGTCGCCGCCAAGACCCCGGCGCAACTCGCCGAAGTCGCCGAAGCGGCCGTCCGGTTGGACGGCGTCCGGCAGATGGTGATGACCACCGGCACCACGACCGGCCCGGACCGGGGCGCCCGCAATCTCGTACGGTCCGTGCGTGCCGTCCTCGAAGCCGTGCCGGGACTCGCCGTCCAGGTGCAGTGCGAACCGCCCGCCGACCTGCTCTGGATCCGTAAGCTGCACGAGGCCGGGGCCACGGCCATCGGCATCCACATCGAGTCCCTCGACGACGCGGTACGGCGGCGCTGGATGCCCGGCAAGTCGACCGTGCCGCGGGCGGAGTACGAGGCCGCGTGGGACGAGGCGGTCCGGGTGTTCGGGCCCAACCGTGTCTCCACGTACCTGCTGGTCGGCCTCGGCGAGGATCCCGACGAACTCGTCGCGGGTGCCGGGAAGTTGATCGACCGGGGTGTCTATCCCTTCGTCGTCCCCTTCCGCCCGATGGGCGGCACGCTGGCCGCCCGCGACGGTGCCGAGGCGCCGGATGCCGAGCTGCTGCGGCACGTCACCGAGGGGGTTGCGGCGAAGCTGCGGGCGGCGGGTATGACCGGCGCGGATCAGCGGGCCGGCTGTGCGGCTTGCGGGGCGTGCAGTGTGCTCAGGACGGCGGGTGGTTGA
- a CDS encoding SDR family NAD(P)-dependent oxidoreductase, giving the protein MTAMRRFEGYGVLITGAARGIGAATARRLAEEGAQVLVTDVDLAEAEKTAAAIRELGARAEAFTCDVGERASVEAAVAHAVDTFGSLDVLVNNAYGCTPDAPLFEDEPDEVWARDLDLTLTGAYRCSRAALPHLVASGRGAIVSIGSVNGLQDFGNHAYSAAKAGLVSLTRTLAGHAAPRGVRVNLVAPGTVRTTAWEGRDADLEVASGLYPLGRVGEPEDIAAAVAFLASRDAAWITGTTLCVDGGLLAVNTGFRQAVRQRGDS; this is encoded by the coding sequence ATGACTGCGATGAGGCGTTTCGAGGGCTATGGGGTACTGATCACCGGCGCGGCCCGAGGCATCGGTGCGGCCACCGCCCGCAGGCTGGCCGAGGAAGGCGCCCAGGTGCTCGTCACGGACGTGGACCTGGCCGAGGCGGAGAAGACGGCGGCGGCGATCCGCGAACTGGGCGCGCGGGCCGAGGCGTTCACGTGCGACGTGGGGGAGCGGGCCTCGGTGGAAGCGGCCGTGGCGCACGCCGTGGACACCTTCGGCTCGCTCGATGTGCTGGTCAACAACGCGTACGGCTGCACCCCCGACGCCCCGCTCTTCGAGGACGAGCCCGACGAGGTGTGGGCCCGCGACCTCGACCTCACCCTGACCGGCGCGTACCGCTGCTCCCGCGCGGCCCTCCCTCACCTGGTGGCCTCGGGCCGCGGCGCAATCGTCAGCATCGGCTCGGTCAACGGCCTCCAGGACTTCGGCAACCACGCCTACAGCGCCGCCAAGGCAGGGCTGGTGTCCCTCACCCGCACCCTGGCCGGGCACGCCGCCCCGCGCGGTGTACGCGTCAACCTGGTGGCACCGGGCACGGTCCGCACCACGGCGTGGGAAGGCCGCGACGCTGATCTCGAAGTGGCGAGCGGGCTGTATCCACTGGGACGGGTCGGTGAGCCGGAGGACATCGCGGCCGCCGTCGCCTTCCTCGCCTCCCGTGACGCTGCCTGGATCACCGGGACGACACTGTGCGTAGACGGCGGCCTGCTGGCGGTCAACACCGGTTTCCGGCAGGCGGTCCGGCAGCGGGGCGACTCCTGA
- a CDS encoding amidohydrolase family protein has protein sequence MVFDAHRHIGVLPAYPFYGGPPVTPDTTARATVKQLLTDLDAEGTERALVLPNYGVPDPDIAFSFNELAIEAAQTDDRIRAGLWVSPRPEDEHRTAHALALAREDGVRALKLSFLLGGRPSDPACRPLLDRIFHEAGRLDLVVHVHTSPGAASDIDEVGLLVDWYADQVPVHLVHFGGGMSGHIKLAGSRFFDWIESGKRVYTDLSWAIGFAPYWLAREIEHRGIGHDRVLFASDQPWGDFAGEYARMTAAAGGGELGERVFRDTFATLYD, from the coding sequence ATGGTCTTCGACGCGCACCGCCACATCGGTGTCCTCCCCGCGTACCCCTTCTACGGCGGCCCGCCCGTCACCCCCGACACCACCGCCCGCGCCACCGTCAAACAACTCCTCACCGACCTCGACGCAGAGGGCACCGAACGCGCCCTCGTCCTCCCCAACTACGGCGTCCCCGACCCCGACATCGCCTTCTCCTTCAACGAGTTGGCCATCGAAGCCGCCCAGACCGACGACCGCATCCGGGCAGGCCTGTGGGTCTCCCCGCGCCCCGAGGACGAGCACCGCACCGCGCACGCTCTCGCCCTGGCCCGTGAGGACGGTGTACGTGCCCTCAAGCTCAGCTTCCTCCTGGGCGGGCGGCCCTCCGACCCCGCCTGCCGCCCGCTGCTCGACCGGATCTTCCACGAGGCCGGGCGCCTGGACCTCGTGGTGCATGTGCACACCTCACCCGGCGCCGCCTCCGACATCGACGAGGTCGGTCTCCTCGTCGACTGGTACGCCGATCAAGTCCCCGTCCATCTCGTCCACTTCGGCGGCGGGATGAGCGGCCACATCAAGCTCGCCGGCTCCCGCTTCTTCGACTGGATCGAGTCCGGCAAGCGCGTCTACACCGACCTCTCCTGGGCCATCGGCTTCGCCCCTTACTGGCTGGCCCGGGAGATCGAGCACCGCGGTATCGGCCACGACCGGGTGCTCTTCGCCAGCGACCAGCCCTGGGGCGACTTCGCTGGCGAGTACGCCCGGATGACCGCCGCGGCCGGCGGCGGCGAACTCGGCGAGCGGGTCTTCCGGGACACCTTCGCCACGCTCTACGACTGA
- a CDS encoding SDR family oxidoreductase, which translates to MSGPQQNTLEGKVALVAGATRGAGRGIAVELGAAGATVYVTGRSTRGKRSEYDRPETIEDTAELVTAAGGRGIAVPTDHLVPSEVEALVARIADEQGRLDVLVNDIWGGETLFEWDSTVWEHDLDKGLKLLRLAVETHAITNHHALPLLLRNPGGLVVEMTDGTAEYNRNTYRVSFFYDLAKSSVLRMAFALGHELGPRGATAVALTPGWLRSEMMLENFGVTEENWRDALERVPHFGISETPFYVGRAVAALAADPDVARWNGDSLSSGQLAQVYGFTDRDGSRPDAWRYMVEVQDVGKAADATGYR; encoded by the coding sequence ATGTCGGGGCCGCAGCAGAACACGTTGGAAGGCAAGGTCGCACTCGTCGCCGGGGCGACACGGGGCGCGGGTCGCGGGATCGCCGTGGAGCTCGGCGCGGCCGGTGCCACCGTTTACGTGACCGGCCGCAGCACGCGCGGGAAGCGTTCGGAGTACGACCGTCCCGAGACCATCGAGGACACCGCGGAGCTGGTCACGGCGGCGGGAGGCCGCGGTATCGCGGTCCCCACCGACCATCTGGTCCCGTCCGAGGTCGAGGCCCTGGTCGCCCGCATCGCGGACGAACAGGGCCGCCTCGACGTCCTCGTCAATGACATCTGGGGCGGCGAGACGCTCTTCGAGTGGGACTCGACGGTCTGGGAACACGACCTCGACAAGGGCCTCAAGCTGCTGCGCCTCGCCGTCGAGACGCACGCGATCACCAACCACCACGCGCTGCCCCTGCTGCTGCGCAACCCCGGCGGCCTGGTCGTCGAGATGACCGACGGCACCGCCGAGTACAACCGGAACACCTACCGCGTCTCGTTCTTCTACGACCTCGCCAAGTCCTCGGTCCTGCGCATGGCGTTCGCGCTGGGACACGAACTGGGCCCGCGTGGAGCCACCGCGGTCGCGCTCACCCCCGGCTGGCTGCGCTCGGAGATGATGCTCGAGAACTTCGGCGTGACGGAGGAGAACTGGCGCGACGCCCTGGAGCGCGTCCCGCACTTCGGCATCTCCGAGACACCCTTCTACGTGGGCCGCGCCGTCGCCGCGCTGGCAGCCGACCCGGACGTCGCCCGCTGGAACGGCGACTCGCTCTCCAGCGGACAACTCGCCCAGGTGTACGGCTTCACCGACCGCGACGGCAGCCGCCCGGACGCCTGGCGCTACATGGTCGAGGTCCAGGACGTCGGCAAGGCGGCGGACGCGACGGGCTACCGCTGA
- a CDS encoding MBL fold metallo-hydrolase: MTARIEHLVTSGTFSLDGGTWDVDNNVWIVGNDHEAIVIDAAHDADAIAEAIGDRRLLAIVCTHAHNDHIDAAPALAERTGATIWLHPDDLPLWKQTHPDRLPDAWLQDGQVIEAAGADLRVLHTPGHAPGAVCLYDPGLGTVFTGDTLFQGGPGATGRSYSHFPTIVDSIRDRLLTLPADTTVRTGHGDSTTIGAEAPHLEEWIARGH, from the coding sequence ATGACCGCGCGTATCGAGCACCTCGTCACCTCCGGCACGTTCTCGCTCGACGGCGGCACCTGGGACGTCGACAACAACGTGTGGATCGTCGGAAACGATCACGAGGCGATCGTGATCGACGCCGCCCACGACGCCGACGCCATCGCCGAGGCGATCGGCGACCGGCGCCTCCTGGCCATCGTGTGCACACACGCTCACAACGATCACATCGACGCCGCTCCCGCCCTCGCGGAGCGCACCGGCGCCACCATCTGGCTCCACCCCGACGATCTGCCGCTGTGGAAGCAGACCCACCCCGACCGCCTCCCCGACGCCTGGCTCCAGGACGGCCAGGTGATCGAGGCGGCCGGCGCCGACCTGAGAGTCCTGCACACTCCGGGACACGCTCCGGGCGCGGTCTGCCTGTACGACCCGGGCCTGGGCACCGTCTTCACCGGCGACACGCTCTTCCAGGGCGGCCCGGGAGCCACCGGGCGCTCCTACTCCCACTTCCCGACGATCGTCGACTCGATCCGCGACCGGCTGCTCACCCTCCCGGCCGACACGACCGTTCGTACGGGACACGGTGACTCGACCACTATCGGAGCCGAGGCCCCGCACCTGGAGGAGTGGATCGCGCGCGGTCACTGA
- a CDS encoding carbon-nitrogen hydrolase family protein, whose protein sequence is MSTIRIAAAAAHFGRDLEFDLARIAKIIEDARGSGAGLLVLPDAALGGYLADLRHPDPQALPPALKPDDPLILQVARLAAEMVVCVGYCEDGGTEHYNAAVCVSGDGVLGRHRKVHLPAGEVAAYAPGDRFDAFDTPVGRIGMLIDYDKTFPESARSLALDGAEILACLSAWPTSITNRAPRMAQDRQAKLFDLYDQARAAENQVVLASSNQTGAMGGMRFLGQSKVVGPGGDILARTWAKAGLAVAEVDVAAEMDRARRVLRHLDERRPAAYREVPS, encoded by the coding sequence ATGAGCACCATCCGGATCGCGGCCGCCGCCGCCCACTTCGGCCGCGACCTGGAGTTCGACCTCGCCCGCATCGCCAAGATCATCGAGGACGCCCGGGGCTCCGGCGCCGGACTGCTCGTGCTGCCCGACGCCGCGCTCGGCGGCTACCTCGCCGACCTGCGACACCCCGACCCCCAAGCCCTGCCGCCCGCACTCAAGCCGGACGACCCGCTGATCCTCCAAGTCGCCCGCCTCGCCGCCGAGATGGTCGTCTGCGTCGGCTACTGCGAGGACGGCGGGACCGAGCACTACAACGCTGCCGTGTGCGTCAGCGGCGACGGAGTCCTCGGCCGCCACCGCAAGGTCCATCTCCCGGCCGGCGAGGTCGCCGCGTACGCGCCGGGCGACCGCTTCGACGCCTTCGACACCCCCGTGGGCCGCATCGGCATGCTCATCGACTACGACAAGACGTTCCCCGAGTCCGCCCGCTCCCTGGCCCTGGACGGCGCAGAGATCCTCGCCTGCCTGTCCGCCTGGCCCACCAGCATCACCAACCGGGCCCCGCGCATGGCCCAGGACCGGCAGGCCAAGCTCTTCGACCTGTACGACCAGGCCCGCGCCGCCGAGAACCAGGTCGTCCTCGCCTCCTCCAACCAGACCGGTGCCATGGGCGGCATGCGCTTCCTCGGCCAGTCCAAGGTCGTCGGCCCGGGCGGCGACATCCTCGCCCGCACCTGGGCCAAGGCGGGCCTCGCCGTCGCCGAGGTCGACGTCGCCGCCGAGATGGACCGCGCCCGCCGCGTCCTGCGCCACCTCGACGAGCGCCGCCCCGCCGCCTACCGGGAGGTTCCGTCGTGA
- a CDS encoding carbon-nitrogen hydrolase family protein: MNTRRTSTHETSTHGARPLRMAAVAAEFGRDLEEDFAVVERLIKEARAEGVRLLALPEACLGGYLLSLDDSASDEGPPPLTLDGPEIRRLAALAGELTVVAGYCEADGDARYNSVVCVNGDGVLGNHRKVHQPLSEDASYASGDRFHAFDTPVGRIGMMICYDKAFPESARALALDGAEIGVCVSAWPGARTHATTDLVNDRWKRRFDLFDRARALENQIVWISANQAGTFGSLRFVGSAKVVDPGGEILADTGVGAGLAIAELDVAQALETARRSMGHLRDRRPETYTHAGAVSP; the protein is encoded by the coding sequence ATGAACACCCGCCGCACGAGCACCCACGAGACGAGCACCCACGGCGCAAGGCCCCTTCGGATGGCCGCCGTCGCCGCCGAGTTCGGCCGTGATCTCGAAGAGGACTTCGCCGTCGTGGAACGGCTGATCAAGGAGGCCCGGGCCGAGGGTGTACGACTTCTCGCACTCCCGGAGGCGTGCCTGGGCGGCTATCTGCTCAGCCTCGACGACTCCGCGTCCGACGAAGGCCCGCCCCCGCTCACCCTCGATGGCCCCGAGATCCGCCGACTGGCCGCCCTGGCAGGGGAGTTGACCGTCGTCGCGGGCTACTGCGAAGCCGACGGCGACGCCCGCTACAACAGCGTCGTCTGCGTCAACGGCGACGGCGTGCTCGGCAATCACCGCAAGGTCCACCAGCCGCTCAGCGAGGACGCCAGCTACGCGTCCGGCGACCGCTTCCACGCCTTCGACACCCCGGTCGGCCGGATCGGCATGATGATCTGCTACGACAAGGCGTTCCCGGAGTCCGCGCGGGCGCTGGCCCTTGACGGCGCCGAGATCGGCGTCTGCGTCTCGGCCTGGCCGGGCGCCAGGACCCACGCCACCACGGACCTGGTCAACGACCGGTGGAAGCGCCGCTTCGACCTCTTCGACCGGGCCCGTGCCCTGGAGAACCAGATCGTATGGATCTCCGCCAACCAGGCAGGTACCTTCGGGTCGCTACGCTTCGTCGGCAGCGCCAAAGTCGTCGACCCCGGCGGTGAGATCCTCGCCGACACCGGGGTCGGAGCCGGTCTGGCGATCGCCGAACTCGATGTCGCCCAGGCCCTGGAGACCGCCCGCCGCTCGATGGGGCACCTGCGCGACCGGCGCCCGGAAACCTACACGCACGCAGGAGCAGTCAGCCCATGA
- a CDS encoding S-(hydroxymethyl)mycothiol dehydrogenase — translation MAQEVRGVIAPGKNEPVRVETIVVPDPGPGEAVVQIQACGVCHTDLHYKQGGISDDFPFLLGHEAAGVVESVGAGVTDVEPGDFVILNWRAVCGNCRACLRGRPWYCFNTHNAKQKMTLTDGTELSPALGIGAFAEKTLVAAGQCTKVDPAVSPAVAGLLGCGVMAGIGAAINTGNVGRGDSVAVIGCGGVGNAAIAGSRLAGAAKIIAVDIDDRKLTTASKIGATHTVNSAQTDPVEAIRELTGGFGADVVIEAVGRPETYKQAFYARDLAGTVVLVGVPTPEMKLELPLLDVFGRGGALKSSWYGDCLPSRDFPMLIDLHLQGRLDLGAFVTETIALDAVEPAFERMHHGDVLRSVVVL, via the coding sequence ATGGCGCAGGAAGTACGGGGCGTGATCGCACCGGGCAAGAACGAGCCGGTGCGTGTCGAGACCATCGTCGTGCCGGATCCGGGGCCGGGCGAGGCCGTCGTACAGATCCAGGCATGCGGGGTCTGTCACACCGACCTGCATTACAAACAGGGCGGCATCAGCGACGACTTCCCGTTCCTGCTCGGCCATGAGGCGGCGGGCGTGGTCGAGTCGGTCGGCGCGGGCGTCACGGACGTCGAGCCCGGCGACTTCGTCATCCTCAACTGGCGTGCGGTGTGCGGGAATTGTCGTGCGTGTCTGCGCGGGCGGCCCTGGTACTGCTTCAACACGCACAACGCCAAGCAGAAGATGACGCTCACGGACGGCACCGAGCTGTCCCCGGCCCTGGGCATCGGCGCCTTCGCGGAGAAGACCCTGGTCGCCGCCGGCCAGTGCACCAAGGTCGACCCGGCCGTGTCTCCCGCGGTGGCCGGGCTCCTCGGCTGCGGCGTGATGGCCGGCATCGGCGCGGCGATCAACACCGGGAACGTCGGCCGGGGCGACTCGGTCGCCGTCATCGGCTGCGGAGGCGTCGGCAACGCGGCGATCGCCGGGTCCCGCCTCGCCGGAGCGGCGAAGATCATCGCCGTCGACATCGACGACCGGAAGCTGACCACCGCGTCGAAGATCGGCGCCACGCACACTGTCAACTCCGCCCAGACCGACCCCGTGGAGGCGATCCGCGAGCTCACGGGCGGCTTCGGTGCCGACGTCGTCATCGAGGCGGTGGGCCGCCCGGAGACGTACAAGCAGGCCTTCTACGCCCGTGACCTCGCGGGCACGGTCGTCCTCGTCGGCGTACCGACCCCCGAGATGAAGCTCGAACTGCCGCTGCTCGACGTCTTCGGACGCGGCGGAGCGCTCAAGTCGTCCTGGTACGGCGACTGCCTGCCCTCCCGCGACTTCCCGATGCTGATCGACCTGCATCTGCAAGGGCGCCTGGACCTGGGTGCGTTCGTGACCGAGACGATCGCCCTGGACGCGGTGGAGCCCGCCTTCGAGCGGATGCACCACGGCGACGTGCTGCGTTCGGTGGTGGTGCTCTGA
- a CDS encoding MSMEG_0565 family glycosyltransferase yields the protein MKIALLSYSTKPRGGVVHTLALAEALAATGADVTVWTLGRGGDSGFFRPVDPAVRVHIVPFPDGPPDETVGARILRSIATLRDAFDAGPYDIVHAQDCISANAVGRCVRTVHHLDHFTTPELAACHERAIVEPYAHICVSRSVADELADGWGLKPAVIPNGVAYERFAATDRAARAAWRSRLGPYVLTVGGIEPRKGSLDLLEAYAVLRAEQPGVRLVIAGGETLFDYRDYRARWETRAVELGVEPVVLGAVADDELPSLVAAADAFAFPSLKEGFGLAAMEALAAGVPLVVRDLPVLREVFGPAARFADSPQSLAAELGRALVSYDPVRAAAGRKLAAGHTWAEAAAHHLAFYRSVTP from the coding sequence GTGAAGATCGCCCTGCTCAGCTACTCCACCAAGCCGCGCGGCGGCGTCGTCCACACCCTCGCCCTCGCCGAGGCACTGGCCGCGACCGGTGCGGACGTCACGGTCTGGACGCTCGGCCGGGGCGGCGACTCCGGCTTCTTCCGGCCCGTGGACCCCGCCGTGCGCGTCCACATCGTGCCGTTCCCCGACGGCCCGCCGGACGAGACCGTCGGCGCACGCATCCTGCGCTCCATCGCCACCCTCCGCGACGCCTTCGACGCCGGCCCGTACGACATCGTCCACGCCCAGGACTGCATCAGCGCCAACGCGGTGGGCCGCTGCGTCCGCACCGTCCACCACCTCGACCACTTCACCACCCCCGAGCTGGCCGCCTGCCACGAACGGGCCATCGTCGAGCCGTACGCGCACATCTGCGTCTCGCGATCGGTCGCCGACGAGCTCGCCGACGGGTGGGGACTGAAGCCCGCGGTCATCCCGAACGGGGTGGCGTACGAGCGTTTCGCCGCCACGGACCGGGCGGCGCGCGCCGCGTGGCGCTCCCGACTGGGCCCCTACGTCCTCACCGTCGGCGGCATCGAGCCACGGAAGGGATCGCTCGACCTGCTGGAGGCGTACGCCGTTCTGCGCGCCGAACAGCCCGGTGTGCGGCTGGTGATCGCGGGCGGCGAGACCCTCTTCGACTACCGGGACTACCGTGCACGGTGGGAGACCCGCGCGGTGGAGCTGGGCGTGGAGCCCGTCGTGCTGGGCGCCGTCGCCGACGACGAACTGCCCTCACTCGTGGCAGCCGCCGACGCCTTCGCCTTCCCGTCCCTCAAGGAGGGCTTCGGGCTGGCCGCGATGGAGGCGCTCGCCGCCGGGGTCCCGTTGGTCGTCCGGGATCTTCCCGTGCTGCGTGAGGTGTTCGGCCCGGCCGCCCGTTTTGCGGACTCACCGCAATCCCTCGCCGCCGAACTGGGCCGCGCGCTCGTCTCGTACGACCCGGTTCGCGCCGCGGCCGGCCGGAAGCTGGCCGCCGGCCACACCTGGGCGGAGGCCGCCGCGCACCACCTGGCCTTCTACCGGTCGGTCACGCCGTAG